A section of the Streptomyces sp. SLBN-118 genome encodes:
- a CDS encoding uroporphyrinogen-III synthase: MQDHQHGPLAGFTVGVTAARRADELGALLRRRGAGVLHAPALRIVPLADDAELLAATQELIDHAPDVVVATTAIGFRGWVEAADGWGHGEKLLERLRGVELLARGPKVKGAIRAAGLTEEWSPASESMAEVLDRLLAEGVAGRRIALQLHGEPLPGFVESLRAGGAEVVVVPVYRWMAPEDLAPIDRLLDATVARSLDAVTFTSAPAALSLLSRAEARGMLPELLLALDHDVLAACVGPVTALPLQAKGISTVQPERFRLGPLVQLIGQELPARARTLPVAGRRVEIRGHAVLVDEELRPVPPAGMALLRALSRRPGWVVSRSDLLGVLPGAGRDEHAVETAMARLRTALGAPKLIQTVVKRGYRLALDPAADTKYADA, from the coding sequence ATGCAAGACCATCAGCACGGGCCGCTCGCCGGCTTCACCGTCGGCGTCACCGCCGCACGGCGCGCCGACGAACTCGGTGCGCTCCTTCGCCGTCGCGGCGCCGGCGTCCTGCACGCCCCAGCCCTGCGCATCGTCCCGCTCGCCGACGACGCCGAACTCCTCGCAGCCACCCAGGAACTGATCGACCATGCACCCGATGTGGTCGTCGCCACGACCGCCATCGGATTCCGCGGCTGGGTGGAGGCCGCCGACGGCTGGGGACACGGCGAGAAGCTCCTGGAGCGGCTGCGCGGGGTCGAGCTGCTGGCCCGGGGCCCGAAGGTCAAGGGAGCGATCCGTGCCGCAGGGCTCACCGAGGAGTGGTCTCCGGCCTCCGAGTCCATGGCCGAGGTCCTCGACCGGCTGCTCGCCGAGGGTGTCGCGGGCCGCCGGATCGCGCTCCAGCTGCACGGCGAGCCGCTGCCCGGATTTGTCGAGTCGCTGCGGGCAGGGGGCGCCGAAGTCGTCGTCGTGCCCGTCTACCGGTGGATGGCGCCGGAGGACCTCGCGCCCATCGACCGGCTTCTGGACGCGACCGTCGCACGCTCCCTGGACGCCGTCACGTTCACCAGCGCCCCCGCCGCCCTCTCGCTGCTCTCGCGCGCCGAGGCGCGGGGAATGCTCCCCGAGCTGCTGCTCGCCCTGGACCACGATGTGCTGGCCGCCTGCGTGGGGCCGGTCACCGCGCTCCCGCTGCAGGCCAAGGGCATCTCCACGGTGCAGCCTGAACGCTTCCGGCTCGGCCCGCTGGTGCAGCTGATCGGCCAGGAGCTGCCCGCCCGGGCCCGTACGCTCCCGGTCGCGGGCCGCCGCGTCGAGATCCGCGGCCACGCCGTCCTCGTCGACGAGGAACTTCGGCCCGTGCCGCCCGCCGGGATGGCCCTGCTGCGTGCCCTGTCCCGCCGCCCCGGCTGGGTCGTCTCCCGCTCCGACCTGCTGGGTGTCCTGCCGGGCGCCGGGCGGGACGAGCACGCCGTAGAGACGGCCATGGCCCGGCTGCGTACGGCGCTCGGCGCGCCCAAGCTCATCCAGACCGTGGTCAAGCGGGGCTACCGGCTGGCCCTGGATCCGGCCGCCGACACCAAGTACGCGGACGCCTGA
- a CDS encoding serine hydrolase produces the protein MVSGMVGRGTAVGAVLLSLLAVPVQAASAQAPSAAPLAAATDTAPDLAGLRAVLHDALAKGAPGAMARIDDNGTVYKANEGVADRATGRAISTEDRFRIGSVTKSFSSVVLLQLVGEGRLDLDTPVNTYLPGLLPDNRITVRHLLSHRSGLYDYTNDMFDKTVPGFESVRNKVFTLQELVNLSLAKPLTVQPGTVYDYSNTNFVVVGLLIEKLTGHSLRDEYRHRIIEPLKLRDTFYVHPDTALPGRHTKGYLRPDEAGAPLVDSTRQTVSWAQSAGAMISSTRDLDTFFSSLLKGRLLPAPQLTQMLQWVPVNSTQGYGLGLRRRDLSCGVSVYGHTGTVQGYYTYSFTSKDGRRSITALANTSNNGDVLGTMARTLDAAFCGKPAAAPSARSSSPAPRYEDIAPDVARD, from the coding sequence ATGGTCTCAGGCATGGTGGGCAGAGGTACGGCCGTCGGCGCCGTCCTGCTGTCTTTGCTGGCAGTCCCCGTACAGGCCGCGTCCGCGCAGGCACCCTCCGCGGCGCCGTTAGCCGCTGCCACCGACACAGCTCCCGATCTCGCGGGTCTGCGGGCGGTGTTGCACGACGCGCTGGCCAAGGGCGCTCCCGGCGCGATGGCGAGGATCGACGACAACGGCACGGTGTACAAGGCGAACGAGGGGGTCGCGGACCGAGCCACCGGACGGGCCATCAGTACCGAGGACCGCTTCCGCATCGGAAGCGTCACCAAGAGCTTCTCCTCGGTGGTCCTGCTGCAACTCGTCGGCGAGGGAAGGCTCGACCTCGACACGCCGGTCAACACCTATCTGCCGGGTCTGCTGCCCGACAACCGGATCACGGTCCGTCATCTGCTGAGCCACCGCAGCGGTTTGTACGACTACACCAACGACATGTTCGACAAGACCGTGCCGGGCTTCGAGTCCGTACGCAACAAGGTCTTCACGCTCCAGGAGCTCGTGAACCTCTCGCTCGCCAAACCCCTGACGGTCCAGCCGGGCACCGTCTACGACTACTCCAACACCAACTTCGTCGTCGTCGGACTCCTCATCGAAAAGCTCACCGGCCACTCGCTGCGCGACGAGTACCGCCATCGCATCATCGAGCCGCTGAAGCTCCGCGACACCTTCTACGTGCACCCCGACACCGCGCTTCCGGGCCGCCACACCAAGGGCTATCTCCGGCCCGACGAGGCCGGAGCCCCCCTCGTCGACTCCACCCGGCAGACGGTCTCCTGGGCCCAGAGCGCGGGCGCGATGATCTCCAGCACCCGTGATCTGGACACCTTCTTCTCCTCGCTGCTGAAGGGCAGGCTGCTCCCGGCCCCACAGCTGACGCAGATGCTCCAGTGGGTGCCGGTCAACAGCACCCAGGGCTACGGCCTCGGTCTGCGACGCCGTGATCTGTCCTGCGGTGTCTCCGTGTACGGGCACACCGGCACCGTGCAGGGCTACTACACGTACTCCTTCACCTCCAAGGACGGCCGCCGCAGCATCACCGCGCTCGCCAACACCTCCAACAACGGCGATGTGCTCGGCACGATGGCCAGGACGCTGGACGCGGCCTTCTGCGGCAAGCCGGCCGCCGCGCCGAGCGCCCGCAGTTCATCGCCCGCCCCGCGCTACGAGGACATCGCACCGGACGTCGCGCGCGACTGA
- a CDS encoding ABATE domain-containing protein yields the protein MTAGATGAASYEWRFDSGRICLDLVATAESASDGREALAQAGRLGRWLVGAGLVPAETALPAVDIQWVARFVELRECVGQLVRAEIDGRRAGVALERVNALAAGAPPAIRAVRDAEGSLVRALGAAPECGALMAAIARDAVDLLTDPVARARLRQCEGDNCRRVYLDTSRGRRRRWCSSEVCGNRERVARHRRRSAAAHL from the coding sequence ATGACGGCAGGCGCGACGGGTGCAGCCTCCTACGAGTGGAGGTTCGACTCCGGGCGGATCTGCCTGGATCTGGTGGCGACCGCGGAATCTGCCTCCGACGGGCGTGAGGCGCTGGCCCAGGCCGGGCGGCTCGGCCGATGGCTGGTGGGCGCGGGCCTGGTGCCCGCGGAGACGGCACTCCCGGCCGTCGACATCCAATGGGTGGCGCGCTTCGTCGAACTGCGGGAATGCGTGGGCCAGTTGGTACGGGCCGAGATCGACGGCCGGCGCGCAGGGGTCGCGCTGGAACGCGTCAACGCCCTCGCGGCGGGGGCGCCTCCCGCCATCCGAGCGGTACGCGACGCGGAGGGCTCCTTGGTACGGGCGCTGGGCGCCGCACCCGAGTGCGGGGCGCTGATGGCCGCGATCGCCCGCGACGCCGTGGACCTCCTGACCGACCCGGTGGCCCGGGCCCGGCTGCGGCAGTGCGAGGGAGACAACTGCCGCCGCGTCTACCTGGACACCTCCCGCGGGCGGCGCCGCCGCTGGTGCTCCAGCGAGGTGTGCGGGAACCGCGAACGTGTCGCGAGGCACCGGCGCAGATCAGCGGCGGCACACCTCTAA
- a CDS encoding NarK/NasA family nitrate transporter yields the protein MAGRWIEQWDPEDETFWAAKGERIARRNLAFSILSEHIGFSIWTLWSVMVLFMGPEYGIDPAGKFFLVAMATLVGAFVRIPYTFAVARFGGRNWTIIAASMLLLPTLAAFVVMKPGTSYTTFMLVAMLTGVGGGNFASSMTNINAFFPLRKKGWALGLNAGGGNIGVPVVQLAALAVIGAAGGPRVLLGIYIPLIALSAICAAVFMDNLAPVKNDTGASKEAVKDPHTWIMSFLYIGTFGSFIGYSFAFGLVLQTQFGRTPLQAASITFIGPLLGSLIRPVGGWLADRYGGARITLWNFLAMGLATGGVVAASVEKSLALFTTAFIALFVLTGVGNGSTYKMIPGIFQAKAVAKGMSGEAAAAYGRRLSGASMGLIGAVGALGGLGINLAFRQSFLTAGTGTSAFVAFLVFYAACFTVTWAVYVRRPAGAPQPVAEAKPQLSYAEV from the coding sequence ATGGCTGGCCGGTGGATCGAACAGTGGGACCCCGAGGACGAGACGTTCTGGGCGGCGAAGGGCGAGCGGATCGCCCGGCGCAATCTGGCCTTCTCGATTCTCTCCGAACACATCGGGTTCTCGATCTGGACCCTGTGGTCCGTCATGGTCCTGTTCATGGGACCGGAGTACGGAATCGACCCGGCCGGGAAGTTCTTCCTGGTGGCCATGGCCACGCTGGTGGGGGCCTTCGTCCGGATCCCGTATACCTTCGCCGTCGCCCGCTTCGGCGGCCGCAACTGGACCATCATCGCCGCGTCGATGCTGCTCCTGCCGACGCTCGCCGCCTTTGTGGTGATGAAGCCGGGGACCTCGTACACGACCTTCATGCTGGTCGCGATGCTCACGGGCGTGGGCGGCGGCAACTTCGCATCCTCCATGACCAACATCAACGCCTTCTTCCCGCTGCGGAAGAAGGGCTGGGCGCTCGGCCTCAACGCGGGTGGCGGCAACATCGGAGTGCCCGTCGTCCAGCTGGCCGCGCTCGCCGTCATCGGCGCGGCCGGCGGACCGCGCGTGCTGCTCGGGATCTACATCCCGCTCATCGCTCTCTCCGCGATCTGCGCCGCGGTCTTCATGGACAACCTCGCCCCGGTCAAGAACGACACCGGGGCCTCGAAGGAAGCCGTCAAGGACCCGCACACGTGGATCATGTCCTTCCTTTACATCGGCACCTTCGGATCCTTCATCGGCTACAGTTTCGCCTTCGGTCTGGTGCTACAGACCCAGTTCGGGCGTACCCCGCTGCAGGCCGCCTCGATCACCTTCATCGGCCCGCTCCTCGGCTCGCTGATCCGCCCCGTCGGCGGCTGGCTCGCCGACCGCTACGGCGGTGCACGGATCACCCTGTGGAACTTCCTCGCCATGGGCCTGGCCACCGGGGGCGTCGTCGCCGCCTCCGTGGAGAAGTCGCTGGCGCTGTTCACCACCGCGTTCATCGCACTCTTCGTGCTGACCGGGGTCGGCAACGGCTCCACGTACAAGATGATCCCGGGCATCTTCCAGGCGAAGGCGGTCGCGAAGGGCATGTCCGGCGAGGCGGCCGCCGCCTACGGGCGCAGGCTCTCCGGCGCGTCCATGGGGCTGATCGGTGCGGTGGGCGCACTCGGCGGGCTCGGCATCAACCTCGCATTCCGCCAGTCCTTCCTGACCGCGGGCACCGGCACCTCCGCCTTCGTCGCCTTCCTCGTCTTCTACGCGGCCTGCTTCACCGTGACCTGGGCGGTATACGTCCGCCGGCCGGCCGGCGCGCCGCAGCCCGTCGCGGAGGCGAAACCGCAGCTCAGCTACGCGGAGGTGTAA